One Calditrichia bacterium DNA window includes the following coding sequences:
- a CDS encoding aminoglycoside phosphotransferase family protein, whose product MAAGILQQLPLFAQNRYRMVDCRILRTRLKIFKKAHRSFLNVCYEVKFNDLAGSETRSEILLLRAFCDGRSEIEFQQHQTTGDVYLLPEMDAIVYRFPCDPKLPQLAELLDPETVMRHLPFPGLPPAVAAPELIKKIDIRIAHYYPEHRCTAKYMLHSTLHGEHQPVAIYGKIFRDSGGQQTYRNLLVARESLRHPDDFATPKPIHYCPKTHTLWMENINATPLPEMLKSGVQPDILFAIGKALRQFHTRKLPLDLRIETKLDLPEVAKKAEKIARSFPAFSLPINRLINGFRSNPPIAASELCTLHGDFHANQLAFSGKQLFLFDFDEISLGEAEWDLASFIVDVQMQNYPKWQVEAMISALISGYCDANPSAVSADRLTYYICMQLLTKAYRLCTYRSHLKNLTAQITRLIGLMEIENRVFEI is encoded by the coding sequence ATGGCAGCAGGAATATTACAGCAGTTGCCGCTTTTCGCACAGAACCGCTATCGAATGGTTGATTGCCGTATTTTGCGAACGCGGCTAAAAATATTCAAAAAAGCCCATCGCTCCTTTTTAAATGTCTGTTATGAGGTGAAATTCAATGATTTGGCGGGTAGTGAAACACGATCTGAAATACTGCTGTTGCGTGCTTTTTGCGACGGTCGCAGCGAGATCGAATTTCAGCAACACCAAACAACGGGCGATGTGTATTTGCTGCCGGAAATGGACGCTATTGTGTATCGCTTTCCGTGCGATCCGAAACTGCCACAATTAGCCGAACTGCTCGATCCCGAAACGGTGATGCGTCATTTGCCATTTCCCGGGTTGCCGCCTGCGGTTGCCGCACCGGAGTTGATCAAAAAAATTGACATCCGGATTGCCCATTATTACCCGGAGCATCGCTGCACCGCCAAATACATGTTGCACAGCACTTTGCACGGCGAACATCAGCCGGTTGCGATTTACGGCAAAATTTTTCGAGATAGCGGCGGACAGCAGACATACCGCAATTTATTGGTTGCACGAGAATCTCTACGACATCCGGACGATTTCGCAACACCAAAACCGATTCATTATTGCCCCAAAACCCATACGTTGTGGATGGAAAATATAAACGCGACACCACTGCCGGAAATGTTGAAATCCGGTGTGCAACCGGACATTCTGTTTGCTATCGGCAAAGCATTGCGGCAATTCCACACCCGAAAACTGCCGCTGGATTTGCGTATCGAAACAAAACTGGATTTGCCGGAAGTTGCCAAAAAAGCAGAAAAAATTGCCCGTTCTTTTCCGGCGTTTTCTCTGCCAATCAACAGGTTAATCAACGGCTTCCGTTCGAACCCACCGATCGCCGCGAGTGAACTGTGCACCCTGCATGGAGATTTCCATGCCAATCAGCTTGCTTTTTCCGGCAAACAACTGTTTTTATTTGATTTCGATGAAATATCTTTGGGGGAAGCCGAGTGGGATTTGGCCAGTTTTATTGTAGATGTGCAAATGCAAAACTATCCGAAATGGCAAGTTGAAGCAATGATTTCTGCGCTGATTTCCGGCTATTGCGATGCAAACCCATCTGCTGTTTCCGCTGATCGATTGACGTATTATATTTGCATGCAACTGCTCACCAAGGCGTATCGATTGTGCACATATCGCTCGCATTTAAAAAACCTGACCGCACAGATAACTCGTTTAATTGGATTAATGGAAATTGAAAATCGGGTGTTCGAAATCTGA
- a CDS encoding alginate export family protein yields MKQQSTYFLNTAILIILASFSAIFGQELLGERLKVTVIHNGGQLVANRIQFRDNDKEPNKITINGCISDVAFRDRKLFIGPAAIVLSKETHFQDLQPEDLQPGKSISVRGIFENAGELFATSIEKESSEGAAIEIIGEVSQSQSLKNGDLQLVIMGMPITIPMAVYYRGTSLIRHPDDKRPEQQFTVPLFGKPLVIGGEIGSKSGFDGDFKLNRAEQDDKLDMENAIELEMFYRFSRNASLFLETKTNREWLLYEEGGESSVTSEVERGESWLLWGNIAGTPLSVQIGRQNFREDREWWWDRDLDAIRFYIATRKFYLEMGLAREIAPLAFNQRKIEPDKEKITRVISRMGLQFTRNHQFDLFFLAQHDYSDRPFIGNIIAAGREDDIDASMGWLGARFSGDLDFEIVGDAEYWVDIAGMGGQVRNYEFDDVEIEDEEQLVVAERGTANAVGWAMDLGMSWQTPLPLSPTFTASYAIGSGDDNPTDKWDRNFRQTGLHDNNNRYNGVDRFRYYGELFRPELSNISIFSFSAGFPMLKSSSLEFLYHRYVQVVASEELAGKIKADPNGIDRELGWELDAVFGIEEWKRLELEVLGAIYRSGAAFGANANKLAYHVTFKMDFNF; encoded by the coding sequence ATGAAACAACAATCAACATATTTTTTGAACACTGCTATCCTCATCATTCTGGCAAGTTTTTCTGCGATATTTGGACAGGAATTGCTCGGTGAAAGGCTGAAAGTGACTGTAATTCACAATGGGGGTCAGCTTGTCGCTAATCGCATTCAATTTCGCGATAATGACAAAGAGCCAAATAAAATCACCATCAATGGATGCATTTCCGATGTGGCATTTCGGGATCGGAAATTATTTATCGGACCGGCGGCGATAGTCTTGTCAAAAGAAACGCATTTTCAGGATTTACAACCGGAAGATTTGCAGCCGGGAAAATCCATTTCAGTGAGAGGGATTTTCGAAAATGCCGGCGAGTTGTTCGCAACATCCATTGAGAAGGAATCGAGCGAAGGCGCAGCTATCGAGATAATCGGCGAAGTGAGCCAATCGCAATCGCTGAAAAACGGTGATTTGCAATTGGTTATTATGGGAATGCCCATCACTATTCCGATGGCGGTGTATTATCGCGGCACATCGCTGATTCGTCATCCGGATGATAAACGTCCGGAACAACAGTTTACGGTTCCACTATTCGGCAAGCCGTTGGTCATCGGCGGGGAAATTGGCTCCAAATCCGGTTTCGATGGCGATTTCAAGCTGAATCGGGCAGAGCAAGATGACAAACTGGACATGGAAAACGCGATCGAACTGGAAATGTTTTACCGGTTCTCGCGCAACGCATCGTTATTTTTGGAAACGAAAACCAACCGCGAGTGGTTGCTTTACGAAGAAGGCGGCGAAAGCAGCGTTACCAGCGAAGTAGAGCGCGGGGAAAGCTGGTTGTTGTGGGGAAACATCGCCGGAACACCGTTGAGCGTGCAAATCGGGCGGCAAAATTTTAGGGAAGATCGTGAGTGGTGGTGGGACCGCGATTTGGATGCTATTCGTTTTTATATCGCCACCCGCAAATTTTATCTGGAAATGGGATTGGCGCGGGAAATTGCACCGCTGGCTTTTAATCAACGAAAGATAGAACCGGATAAAGAGAAAATCACCCGCGTGATCAGCCGGATGGGACTGCAGTTTACCCGCAATCACCAATTTGATCTGTTTTTTCTCGCACAGCACGACTATTCGGATCGCCCGTTTATCGGCAATATTATTGCGGCGGGTCGCGAGGACGATATCGACGCATCGATGGGCTGGCTGGGTGCCCGTTTTTCAGGGGATCTGGATTTCGAAATAGTTGGAGATGCGGAGTATTGGGTGGACATTGCCGGAATGGGTGGGCAAGTGCGCAATTACGAATTTGACGATGTTGAAATTGAAGACGAAGAGCAACTGGTTGTAGCGGAACGCGGCACCGCAAATGCTGTCGGTTGGGCAATGGATTTGGGAATGAGTTGGCAAACACCGCTACCGTTAAGCCCAACATTTACTGCAAGTTACGCTATCGGCTCCGGCGATGACAATCCCACCGACAAATGGGACAGAAATTTTCGCCAAACCGGATTGCACGACAACAACAATCGCTACAACGGCGTGGATCGCTTCCGATATTACGGCGAGTTGTTTCGCCCGGAGCTATCCAATATTTCCATTTTTTCGTTTTCTGCCGGATTTCCGATGCTAAAATCCAGTTCTCTGGAATTTCTGTATCACCGGTATGTTCAGGTGGTTGCATCTGAGGAACTGGCCGGCAAAATAAAAGCTGATCCAAATGGGATCGATCGCGAACTTGGCTGGGAATTGGACGCCGTTTTTGGCATTGAAGAATGGAAACGGCTGGAACTGGAAGTTTTGGGCGCCATTTATCGTTCCGGTGCGGCGTTCGGCGCAAACGCCAACAAACTAGCCTATCATGTAACATTTAAAATGGATTTCAATTTTTAG
- a CDS encoding DUF2334 domain-containing protein, with protein sequence MDTRKTVLFHCQHSMGMGHLVRSLTLAKTLAKRFRVVLLNGGELPEGMTFPSELDVIHLPPIGQLIDHSLYSIDTEITLEQAQEIRLHQIMKIFNEIHPDVLFIELFPFGRKKFVNELLPLLEAANALGKNAPITACSLRDILVGNRKDQEQHENRAALLANRYFDAVLSHADPDFAQLEETFQPQIPLKTPVFYTGFVLPKQEIQPVDFSEIKISKTLVVSAGGGRFGYDIFRNAATIAPALGEHFGLKVKIITGPFLPDDEFVALKKQSAEIANLEVIKFVPNLHKELCAARASISQCGYNTTMDLLQSKVPSLVIPFSEGEEDEQLIRAQRLAKLGQLQYLIPQNLTPESLFDAVKNLLNFRPDSTPLNLNGAEKTGEILAQLIGERDAKQTRAAAKKQTYSEWLKPVLDAMNRAPLPVKFFFRDDDAGWRTDRLQALLKLFDRYHLPIDLAVIPTALDASTINFLKAAKATAPQRIGLHQHGYLHQNYQSEGRNCEFGSDRSLDAQFEDISRGKALLEDIFGRNALDAIFTPPWNRCTSDTAKVLQLLNFEALSRDETAEPLHQPGLIELPIRIDWLRKRKGVALTREEFGEYLAAGIRKGKMLGLMFHHAEMDDANLQELDELLHLLAAHSYAKFYPMRELVQIKFEKLHVQNNFAL encoded by the coding sequence ATGGACACACGAAAAACCGTATTATTTCACTGCCAGCATTCCATGGGGATGGGACATCTGGTGCGCTCGCTAACCCTTGCCAAAACATTGGCAAAGCGCTTTCGCGTGGTGTTGCTCAACGGCGGCGAACTGCCGGAAGGCATGACCTTTCCATCGGAATTGGATGTGATCCACCTGCCGCCAATTGGTCAACTGATCGATCACAGCCTTTACAGCATTGACACGGAAATTACACTGGAACAGGCACAGGAAATCCGGCTGCACCAAATTATGAAAATTTTCAACGAAATTCACCCGGATGTGTTGTTTATCGAGCTGTTCCCTTTTGGGCGGAAAAAATTTGTCAACGAGTTGCTGCCGTTGCTGGAAGCAGCCAACGCACTCGGCAAAAATGCGCCGATTACCGCCTGCAGCCTGCGCGATATTCTGGTTGGCAATCGCAAAGATCAGGAACAGCACGAAAATCGCGCTGCGTTGCTGGCCAATCGCTATTTTGATGCGGTGCTCAGCCACGCCGATCCCGATTTTGCCCAGCTCGAAGAAACATTTCAACCGCAAATTCCGCTGAAAACACCGGTATTTTACACCGGATTTGTGCTCCCGAAACAGGAGATCCAACCGGTTGATTTTTCTGAAATTAAAATATCTAAAACATTGGTGGTTTCGGCCGGTGGCGGGCGATTCGGGTACGATATTTTCCGTAACGCTGCAACCATCGCACCGGCGTTGGGTGAACATTTTGGATTGAAAGTAAAAATTATCACCGGACCTTTTTTGCCGGATGACGAATTTGTGGCGTTGAAAAAACAATCTGCTGAAATCGCCAATCTGGAAGTCATCAAATTTGTGCCGAATCTCCACAAAGAATTGTGCGCCGCGCGCGCGTCGATCAGCCAATGCGGTTACAACACCACCATGGATTTGCTGCAATCCAAAGTGCCCTCGCTGGTGATTCCCTTTTCCGAAGGTGAAGAAGATGAGCAGTTGATTCGCGCCCAACGGTTGGCGAAACTGGGGCAATTGCAATACCTGATTCCGCAGAATTTGACACCCGAATCGTTGTTTGACGCAGTGAAAAACTTGTTGAATTTCCGGCCGGATAGCACACCGCTAAATTTGAACGGTGCGGAAAAAACCGGTGAAATTCTCGCCCAATTGATTGGTGAGCGCGATGCAAAACAAACCCGGGCTGCTGCCAAAAAACAAACATACAGCGAATGGCTGAAGCCGGTGCTGGATGCGATGAACCGCGCCCCGCTGCCGGTAAAATTCTTCTTCCGCGATGACGACGCCGGATGGCGCACAGACCGGTTGCAGGCGCTGCTAAAACTGTTTGATCGTTACCATTTACCGATCGATCTGGCAGTCATTCCCACAGCGTTGGATGCCTCAACCATCAATTTTTTGAAAGCTGCGAAAGCAACTGCTCCGCAACGGATCGGGCTGCATCAGCATGGCTATTTGCACCAAAATTACCAAAGCGAAGGTCGCAATTGCGAGTTTGGTAGCGACAGAAGTCTGGATGCCCAATTTGAAGATATCAGCCGAGGCAAAGCGCTTCTGGAAGATATTTTTGGCAGAAACGCACTGGATGCTATTTTTACACCGCCGTGGAACCGCTGCACATCGGATACCGCTAAGGTATTGCAATTATTAAACTTCGAAGCGCTTTCCCGAGATGAAACCGCCGAACCTCTGCATCAGCCCGGATTGATCGAGTTGCCCATTCGCATCGACTGGTTGCGGAAACGCAAAGGTGTTGCACTCACCCGCGAGGAATTTGGCGAGTATCTTGCCGCAGGCATTCGCAAAGGAAAGATGCTGGGGCTAATGTTCCATCACGCAGAAATGGATGACGCCAACTTGCAGGAACTGGACGAATTGCTGCACCTGTTGGCGGCGCACAGCTACGCCAAATTTTACCCGATGCGCGAGTTGGTGCAAATCAAATTCGAAAAGTTACATGTTCAAAACAATTTCGCTTTGTGA
- a CDS encoding ABC transporter ATP-binding protein, producing the protein MKNHSQSTNEIQLLKKLFRIFRTEISAQKSGLAIYYLLSLLAVGAGVLTPWPLKLIIDHFLEKNDVAAFNSMLGVTLSAAVWVMVIAAGYFLLNVVEAMLNTTNKVIIARVREQLNLSIRDRVLAHIQSLPGTTRMKYRSGELVLRMVGDVSIFTRLLTKTMPQMFEHGATTFFTLAVMFAVQPTLGFLGVIMFGGLFLLVRRYGSKLRKTSREKRRHEGSIAGLAQEIIRNLPLIQALGFEQKTRRDFRKINEKSLTAGVNSIRVIAEMERTLKLAKGIAATVLIGGGALMVLNGQLTIGELTVFIAYLNKLTKPADKVNDLTDSATRGMAGGEQIAKLFDEKPADLEAVNAREIAKMRGDIEFRNVWFAYPEQKQRDFVLKGVNFRLQPDKLTVIMGQSGAGKSTTLSLLLRLFEPTAGEIAIDGVLLSQISANSLRENISVTLQQAYLFSGTIREVLCGDNANISDAAICEALAFVDLAEFVDRLPKKLDTLLAEEGLNISGGQQKRLALARAFLLDRPILVLDEPLANVDAQSATVIMNALQRIRTGRTCMIITHNPALCTIADEVLHLQNGRLIPMQQTA; encoded by the coding sequence GTGAAGAATCATTCTCAGTCGACCAACGAAATTCAGCTATTAAAAAAACTGTTTCGCATTTTTCGGACAGAAATTTCCGCGCAAAAAAGCGGTTTGGCAATTTACTATTTACTGAGTTTGCTGGCCGTTGGTGCAGGCGTATTAACGCCCTGGCCGCTTAAATTGATCATCGATCATTTTTTAGAGAAAAACGATGTTGCCGCGTTCAATTCGATGCTGGGTGTAACGCTATCTGCCGCTGTTTGGGTAATGGTAATCGCTGCCGGATATTTTCTGCTGAACGTCGTGGAAGCGATGTTGAACACCACCAACAAAGTGATTATTGCCCGGGTGCGCGAACAGCTCAACCTGAGCATTCGCGATCGCGTTTTGGCGCACATTCAATCGCTGCCAGGCACCACCCGAATGAAATATCGCAGCGGAGAACTGGTGCTGCGCATGGTTGGCGATGTCAGCATTTTCACCCGTTTACTCACCAAAACAATGCCGCAGATGTTCGAACATGGCGCGACCACTTTTTTTACACTCGCGGTAATGTTTGCTGTTCAGCCAACGCTGGGATTTTTAGGTGTGATCATGTTTGGCGGTCTGTTTCTGCTGGTTCGCAGATACGGTTCAAAACTCCGCAAAACCTCCCGCGAAAAACGCCGCCACGAAGGCAGTATTGCAGGGCTTGCGCAGGAAATTATCCGCAATTTGCCATTAATTCAGGCGTTGGGTTTTGAGCAAAAAACCCGTCGCGATTTCCGGAAAATTAACGAAAAAAGCCTCACTGCCGGCGTGAATTCCATTCGCGTAATTGCCGAAATGGAGCGCACGCTGAAGCTCGCCAAAGGCATTGCAGCGACAGTGTTGATCGGCGGCGGTGCGCTGATGGTGCTCAACGGGCAGTTGACAATCGGCGAATTAACGGTGTTCATCGCCTATTTGAACAAGCTCACCAAACCGGCGGACAAAGTGAACGACCTGACTGACTCTGCAACCCGAGGCATGGCGGGCGGTGAGCAGATCGCCAAATTATTTGATGAAAAACCTGCGGATCTGGAAGCTGTCAACGCCCGAGAGATCGCCAAAATGCGCGGCGATATCGAATTCCGCAACGTCTGGTTTGCCTATCCGGAACAGAAACAGCGCGATTTTGTGTTGAAAGGCGTCAATTTCCGGCTGCAACCGGACAAACTTACGGTAATAATGGGGCAAAGCGGCGCGGGAAAAAGCACCACGCTATCGTTGCTGCTGCGTCTGTTCGAACCCACCGCCGGCGAAATTGCCATTGACGGCGTGTTGCTATCGCAAATTTCTGCGAATTCGTTGCGGGAAAATATATCCGTCACATTGCAGCAGGCATATCTGTTCTCCGGCACCATTCGCGAGGTGCTCTGCGGCGATAACGCCAACATCAGCGATGCCGCCATTTGCGAAGCGCTCGCGTTTGTCGATCTCGCCGAATTTGTCGATCGTTTGCCCAAAAAGCTGGACACGCTGCTTGCCGAAGAAGGATTGAACATCTCCGGCGGGCAGCAAAAACGGCTGGCATTGGCGCGGGCATTTTTACTGGATCGCCCCATTTTGGTGCTGGATGAGCCGCTCGCCAACGTCGATGCGCAATCCGCAACCGTAATTATGAACGCATTACAACGCATTCGCACTGGTCGCACCTGCATGATTATCACGCACAATCCCGCACTTTGCACGATTGCAGACGAAGTGCTGCACCTCCAGAACGGACGCCTGATTCCCATGCAGCAAACGGCTTGA
- a CDS encoding aminoglycoside phosphotransferase family protein, with protein sequence MKQHIEPPKDSKLPQLATVLNVRKMRDVFRNYWAAMGAADNLQITGCNIERVKYKPGKNCQISYQLEFVDANNGKTFQQLFFATVYPEKQSQSRYQKALRQPLVQPQIGEPVFHFPALEMVIRAFPNDRKLHGLQQVLQPEILSQIIIPDALNSAIGEHRHIEKWQHEVVHFVPEHVCTVKVDVQLGGNRPQTESFFGKVYYNDEGAKTIENMRRIWDSPLRKNGTLNVAKPLAYYPQWRSMWQCGLPGGTLLDLGFGSDAFMKMIPKAAEQVAALHRCELQNLPEINHKNIAEKLVAVQQMLEKTGFAKTEKSAGLVKQLLNQQPFLSEAPVVTLHGDLHLKNFLTNEGTVSVIDLDSLASGDPVVDLGSFIAGMLNMGIQKRLPATQLRKVIGLFLNAYQRASSLQIDSAKLRWHIAAALLTERVFRAITRQKSTINNLPEYLVILAIDIASATDAPGIFKSLSSFPGFSSQLWEGKPFLNDYMA encoded by the coding sequence ATGAAACAGCACATTGAGCCACCGAAAGATTCAAAACTGCCCCAACTGGCAACTGTGTTAAATGTTCGCAAAATGCGCGATGTTTTTCGCAATTATTGGGCTGCGATGGGTGCGGCAGACAACCTGCAAATTACCGGTTGTAACATCGAACGTGTGAAATACAAACCGGGTAAAAATTGCCAGATCAGCTATCAGTTGGAATTTGTTGATGCAAACAATGGCAAAACATTTCAGCAATTGTTTTTTGCAACGGTTTATCCGGAAAAACAATCACAATCGCGATACCAAAAGGCGTTGCGGCAGCCGCTGGTGCAACCGCAAATCGGCGAACCCGTGTTCCATTTTCCGGCGCTGGAAATGGTCATCCGCGCATTCCCGAACGACCGGAAGCTGCACGGATTACAGCAGGTGTTACAGCCGGAAATACTTAGCCAAATTATCATTCCCGATGCGCTGAATTCCGCCATTGGCGAGCATCGGCATATCGAGAAATGGCAGCACGAAGTGGTGCATTTTGTGCCGGAGCATGTTTGCACGGTAAAAGTAGATGTGCAACTCGGCGGTAATCGTCCACAAACAGAATCGTTTTTCGGCAAAGTGTATTACAACGATGAAGGCGCAAAAACCATCGAAAACATGCGCCGGATCTGGGATTCGCCATTGCGAAAAAACGGAACGTTGAATGTTGCAAAACCGCTGGCGTATTACCCGCAATGGCGCTCGATGTGGCAGTGCGGATTACCGGGCGGCACATTGTTGGATCTGGGCTTTGGCAGCGATGCATTTATGAAAATGATCCCGAAAGCCGCCGAACAGGTTGCTGCGCTGCATCGCTGCGAATTGCAAAATTTGCCGGAAATCAATCACAAAAACATCGCCGAAAAGCTTGTTGCGGTTCAACAAATGCTCGAAAAAACCGGTTTTGCCAAAACCGAAAAATCTGCAGGGCTGGTAAAACAATTGCTGAATCAGCAGCCGTTTTTGAGTGAGGCACCGGTAGTTACGCTGCACGGCGATTTGCATCTGAAAAATTTTCTGACCAACGAAGGAACGGTTTCGGTGATCGATTTGGATAGCCTTGCATCGGGCGACCCGGTGGTGGATCTGGGAAGTTTCATCGCCGGAATGCTAAATATGGGCATCCAGAAACGATTGCCTGCAACCCAGTTGCGCAAAGTGATCGGTTTGTTTCTCAATGCCTATCAGCGGGCGTCCTCACTGCAAATTGATTCGGCGAAATTGCGGTGGCACATCGCGGCGGCGTTGTTGACCGAACGTGTTTTCAGAGCCATCACCCGCCAAAAATCGACCATAAATAACCTGCCGGAATATCTGGTTATTCTGGCAATTGATATCGCCAGCGCAACAGATGCGCCCGGCATCTTCAAATCTCTCTCATCCTTCCCCGGTTTCTCCTCTCAGTTATGGGAGGGGAAACCTTTTTTAAACGACTATATGGCATAG
- a CDS encoding alginate lyase family protein, with amino-acid sequence MREQQLINEIFQDSSRFSDAAAVYNYFRNRSNINYFPVVDAVETSRRRVEEILENRFEFNKETYHLPTDFDWLKNPSDDIEWQILLHKFYYAPGLGEAFRETGDERFLQKWVELLRGWMAVTPPGFIASDVTGRRVQNWIFSHWFFVSPESQAKLEPAFYLDFLASLYRQTSYLCENLTPKRNHRTLELTAIFMTAMVFPEFRDADAWLDFSRRELHKNICEDLLPDGVQCELSTDYHHIVLRNYLRVRKLAHLNRVSMPSEMDERIRHGLDFALHCHKPDGRIPSLSDGDTGDFRELLAIGYELYGDETYRYVATGGEAGVPPNIRAKHFENSGYIVLRSGWGERKSFTDERYLMFDCGPLGEGNHGHIDFLSFEMAAFGRSLIVDPGRYTYHEDGDINWRARFRGTSYHNTVRVDGKNQVRYEFHPKKGKFWIVGEHPEVILARCINRVDYDLVQGSIRSAEYDAIHERAIFFVAPEYWIVSDFLSAETAHRYDLQFHLSETATCKTTIRETADSTVVESPNLLIAQPQQPDVSAHIGNGFVSPIYGVKHPAPVLRFSVNATNTAYHSVILPFKSEKPQVSVVSLPVFCEDAGIESHRTVALEITITSQNSTVRDLFFLAADEQNRKYHFGNYIFRGSYLFMRQDNYGWIRQLHTSEAGKLRMATAAVHV; translated from the coding sequence ATGAGAGAACAACAATTAATCAACGAAATTTTTCAGGATTCGTCGCGGTTTTCCGATGCGGCAGCGGTTTATAATTATTTTCGTAACCGCAGTAATATCAATTACTTTCCGGTAGTTGATGCTGTGGAAACCAGCCGTCGCCGGGTTGAGGAAATTCTGGAAAACCGCTTCGAATTCAACAAAGAAACCTACCATTTACCGACGGATTTCGACTGGTTGAAAAATCCCAGCGACGATATCGAGTGGCAAATTTTGCTCCACAAATTTTATTATGCGCCCGGACTTGGCGAAGCCTTTCGCGAAACCGGCGATGAGCGTTTCCTGCAAAAATGGGTTGAGCTGCTGCGCGGTTGGATGGCTGTAACCCCGCCGGGATTTATCGCCAGCGACGTGACCGGCCGGCGCGTGCAGAACTGGATTTTTTCACACTGGTTTTTTGTGTCGCCGGAATCGCAGGCAAAGCTGGAACCGGCGTTTTATCTCGACTTTTTGGCGTCGCTGTATCGGCAAACCAGCTATCTTTGCGAAAACCTCACCCCAAAACGCAACCATCGCACGCTGGAACTGACGGCCATTTTTATGACTGCTATGGTGTTTCCGGAATTCCGTGATGCGGATGCGTGGCTGGATTTTTCCCGGCGGGAATTACACAAGAATATCTGCGAAGATTTGCTGCCGGATGGCGTGCAGTGCGAGCTTTCCACAGATTATCACCACATTGTGCTGCGCAATTATTTACGGGTGCGTAAACTGGCGCATCTCAACCGCGTTTCCATGCCTTCGGAAATGGACGAACGCATTCGTCATGGGCTGGATTTTGCGCTGCACTGTCACAAGCCGGACGGTCGCATTCCCTCGCTTAGCGATGGCGATACCGGCGATTTTCGCGAACTGCTGGCAATCGGCTACGAGCTGTATGGCGACGAAACTTATCGATATGTTGCCACTGGTGGCGAAGCTGGCGTTCCACCCAATATTCGCGCCAAACATTTCGAAAACAGCGGTTACATCGTTTTGCGAAGTGGTTGGGGTGAACGCAAATCCTTTACCGATGAACGCTATTTGATGTTCGATTGCGGACCGCTCGGCGAAGGCAATCACGGACACATCGATTTTCTAAGTTTTGAAATGGCGGCGTTTGGGCGTTCGTTGATTGTCGATCCAGGGCGTTACACCTATCACGAAGATGGCGACATCAACTGGCGGGCGCGCTTTCGCGGCACCAGCTATCACAACACCGTCCGGGTGGATGGCAAAAACCAGGTGCGATACGAATTTCACCCAAAAAAGGGAAAATTCTGGATTGTCGGTGAACATCCGGAAGTCATATTGGCACGTTGCATCAATCGAGTGGATTACGATTTGGTGCAGGGCAGCATTCGCAGCGCGGAATACGATGCCATTCACGAACGGGCGATATTTTTTGTTGCGCCGGAATACTGGATTGTCAGCGATTTTTTGAGCGCGGAAACAGCCCATCGCTACGATTTGCAATTTCATCTGTCGGAAACGGCAACCTGCAAAACGACTATCCGCGAAACCGCAGACAGCACCGTTGTTGAATCACCGAATCTGCTGATCGCCCAACCGCAGCAACCGGATGTTTCCGCGCACATCGGCAACGGATTTGTTTCACCGATTTATGGCGTTAAACATCCGGCGCCGGTATTACGATTTTCCGTAAATGCCACAAATACGGCATATCACAGCGTTATTTTGCCGTTCAAATCGGAAAAACCGCAGGTTTCCGTTGTGTCTTTACCGGTTTTCTGTGAGGATGCCGGTATTGAATCGCACCGTACGGTGGCGTTGGAAATTACCATCACGAGCCAAAACTCAACGGTTCGTGATCTGTTTTTTCTCGCGGCGGATGAACAAAACCGAAAATACCATTTTGGAAATTACATATTTCGCGGCAGCTACCTGTTTATGCGACAGGACAACTACGGCTGGATTCGGCAATTACACACCAGCGAAGCAGGTAAATTGAGGATGGCAACTGCGGCGGTACATGTATGA